In one Lachnospiraceae bacterium GAM79 genomic region, the following are encoded:
- the smpB gene encoding SsrA-binding protein SmpB yields the protein MAKERGNKLIANNKKAYFDYFIEEKYEAGIALTGTEVKSVRQGHCSIKESFISIDKGEIYIYRMNISPYEKGNIFNKDPLRTRKLLLHKYEINKLMGAQQVKGYTIVPLKVYIRDGLVKMEIGLAKGKKLYDKRQDIAKKDVKRENEREFKIRNL from the coding sequence ATGGCAAAGGAAAGAGGAAACAAACTCATCGCAAATAACAAAAAGGCATATTTTGATTATTTCATAGAAGAAAAGTACGAGGCAGGGATTGCACTGACCGGAACAGAAGTGAAATCAGTCAGACAGGGACATTGTAGCATCAAAGAATCTTTTATCAGTATCGATAAAGGAGAAATCTACATTTATCGTATGAATATCAGCCCATATGAAAAAGGCAATATATTCAATAAAGACCCACTTCGTACCAGAAAGCTGTTGCTTCATAAGTATGAGATCAATAAACTGATGGGAGCCCAGCAGGTAAAAGGATATACGATCGTTCCATTAAAGGTCTATATCCGTGACGGCCTGGTCAAGATGGAGATCGGGCTGGCAAAGGGTAAGAAATTATACGACAAACGTCAGGACATCGCGAAGAAGGATGTCAAGCGAGAGAATGAGCGTGAGTTCAAGATCCGTAATTTGTAA